A single region of the Hippoglossus hippoglossus isolate fHipHip1 chromosome 17, fHipHip1.pri, whole genome shotgun sequence genome encodes:
- the eif4g1a gene encoding eukaryotic translation initiation factor 4 gamma 1a isoform X13: protein MNKPPQPITGPTSVPNPSPSPGLTQAAYGPGQPPSLVFATPPPPQMNSAPQTRQFAAGPRTLHQQTYYPNRPAMATSAPRVQTSSGPRPVGPTHVYPPSSQMMMISQQQLSFAGSPQGYFIPPPGQYRAPYMPPTQQYPVTSGTAGFYPGTSPAEYTTYAGAYYPAQPQYSPSVQPTPVMINPTQQQQQAPPPQQPPAQAQGPLKRERKPVIRIRDPNQGGRDITEEIMSGGRSTTTPTPPQASIADLSPPQTNGEVVQPVTTVTRQDDNMEPAVSAETPPPPATADTEPVLEAKQEMDSQMSVCAEPDAQSVAPTAATEDPSPLIKDEQSPSSLPPVVASTTTTTPAEAVNKDVTKVSDTVDAPVSPSASIAAQEAPVKLEEPQATPAPPEKAPEKEEKITEEVKKVEKEEQVASSKLEPVVEDAAIVTPVKVAKEEAVTKASTEMSQPPPSVQEHAAPQTQSAALISAPESEPKPEPKPEPKPEPETTPAETAEPLLSNGLPQNVEELSEDVALSDTTSLDKPDASQSQESTPVAKMAAPTQEEEEEEKKVEEEEKVEEEEKVEEEKEKIEDVPPAPISCPTEESTMQAATSLPKKRRNMKELNKKPMGDLLDAFTDEQEPKPVSEPLPTPADPVPVAPAEPPAEPPAEVVDETWEEKEDKQNAVPDRPKATPETTEQKYQYKEEQWKPINPEEKKQYDRDFLLGFQFSSASMNKPEGLPTISDVVLDKVNKTPLRPADPARLINVGPDFTPSYLGNLGSRSVGGPRGPPPGPRRSQQGQRKEPRKINISSMSFNDDVQLNKAEKAWKPSVKKSTRSRCAEETEEDDTEQGKTRELFKRLRSILNKLTPQKFQELMKQVTDLAIDTEERLKGAIDLIFEKAISEPNFSVAYANMCRCLMGLKVPTSDKPGVFANFRKLLLNRCQKEFEKDQDDDEIFEKKQKELEASKDDEERERLRVALNDARDQARRRSLGNIKFIGELFKLKMLTEAIMHDCVVKLLKNHDQESLECLCRLFSTIGKDLDFEKAKPRMDQYFTQMDKIIKEKKTSSRIRFMLQDVVDLRKCNWVPRRGEQGPKTIDQIHKEAEMEEHREHIKVQQLISKGGGGGGGGGGGGGGGGGRMGGGMGGRGSHTPGGGRNNQPQDEGWNTVPISKNRPIDTTRLSKITKPGSLDFNNQLLAPGGKSIAGSWGKGSSGGTGAKPASGEQESGRPATSTNRFSALQSGSSLSTSDSDRRVPQRSSSSRERGGDRGDQKDRFDRFDRNEGREGRDDRSSSNQITKRSFSRESQDRGGRAGDSRTPTDPVRRVASMTDDRDRGSRDRGSRDQGSRDRGSGDRGSRDQGSRDRGSRDRGSRDQGSRDRGSRDRVPSKDLTAKRESAPTPPPSLPKPTLTEEELEKKANAIVEEYLHINDLKEALQCVAELNSASLLYVFVRNGVESTLERSTIARERMGHLLHQLIKAGTLPTPQCYKGLEEILEAAEDMAIDIPHIWLYLAELITPLLHEGGIPMGQLFREISKPLLPLGKAAVLLVQILKLLCDGMTPKKVGAMWTEDGLSWSDFLPKDEDVNKFVTEQKVDFTTGEMTESVEEDEKKTLSGEELSKQLDRLLEEKADDQRVGDWVEANLDEAQATSNQFVRALMTAVCQSAIICDNPYRVDPSQIKLRASLLQKYLCDEQKELQALCALQALMVHMEQPANLLRMFFDALYDEDVIKEEAFYKWESSKDPAEQTGKGVALKSVTAFFTWLREAEEEESDKE from the exons ACATACTATCCAAACCGGCCAGCCATGGCCACCAGTGCTCCAAGAGTACAGACAAGTAGTGGCCCCAGACCTGTTGGACCTACCCATGTCTACCCGCCCAGCTcccagatgatgatgatttccCAGCAGCAGCTGTCTTTCGCTGGATCCCCTCAGGGCTACTTCATCCCCCCTCCTGGACAG TACCGGGCCCCATACATGCCTCCAACTCAGCAGTATCCTGTGACCAGCGGTACAGCTGGCTTCTATCCGGGAACCAGCCCGGCTGAATACACCACTTATG CAGGAGCATATTATCCGGCTCAGCCACAGTACTCTCCATCTGTCCAGCCCACACCGGTCATGATCAACCCCACCCAGCAACAGCAACAAGCCCCGCCTCCTCAGCAACCACCGGCACAGGCACAAGGCCCACTAAAGAGGGAACGCAAACCGGTA ATAAGAATACGAGACCCCAACCAGGGCGGGCGTGATATCACAGAGGAGATAATGTCAGGTGGAAGGTCCACCACCACACCGACTCCCCCACAG GCCTCCATAGCAGATTTAAGTCCTCCACAGACCAATGGTGAAGTTGTACAGCCTGTCACTACAGTGACGAGACAAG ATGATAACATGGAGCCTGCTGTTAGCGCTGAaacccctccacctcctgccaCAGCAGATACAGAGCCTGTGCTGGAGGCCAAACAGGAAATGGACAGCCAGATGTCGGTGTGTGCTGAACCAGATGCACAATCTGTAGCCCCCACAGCTGCTACTGAGGATCCATCCCCATTGATAAAGGACGAGCagtctccctcttccctccctcctgtaGTAGCatctactacaactactactcCTGCTGAGGCAGTAAATAAAGACGTTACTAAAGTCAGTGACACAGTAGATGCTCCTGTCAGCCCTTCGGCATCAATAGCAGCACAAGAGGCACCTGTCAAACTAGAGGAACCACAGGCTACCCCAGCTCCACCTGAGAAGGCAccagaaaaggaagaaaagataacagaggaagtgaagaaagttgaaaaagaggagcaggTGGCTAGTTCCAAGTTGGAGCCTGTAGTTGAAGATGCAGCGATAGTTACCCCTGTTAAAGTGGCAAAAGAAGAAGCCGTGACAAAAGCGTCAACTGAAATGTCTCAGCCTCCACCCTCTGTACAGGAACATGCTGCTCCACAGACCCAGAGCGCTGCCCTCATCTCTGCACCTGAATCTGAACCCAAACCTGAACCCAAACCTGAACCCAAACCTGAACCTGAAACTACTCCGGCTGAAACAGCAGAGCCTCTCCTCTCCAACGGTCTTCCTCAGAACGTTGAGGAACTGTCTGAGGATGTTGCGCTTTCAGACACTACATCCCTTGACAAGCCCGATGCCTCTCAATCTCAGGAATCCACACCTGTAGCTAAAATGGCAGCACCaacccaggaggaggaggaggaggagaagaaggtggaagaggaggagaaggtggaagaggaggagaaggtggaagaggagaaggagaaaattGAGGATGTCCCTCCTGCCCCTATCAGCTGCCCTACAGAGGAATCTACTATGCAAG CTGCTACGTCTCTGccaaagaagaggaggaacatgaAGGAGCTCAACAAAAAGCCCATGGGAGACCTCCTGGATGCATTCACAGAT gagcaggagcccAAGCCTGTTTCTGAACCTTTGCCCACTCCGGCCGACCCTGTCCCTGTTGCTCCAGCTGAACCTCCTGCTGAACCTCCTGCTGAGGTCGTAGATGAGACttgggaagagaaagaggacaaacagAATGCAGTACCTGACAGGCCCAAAGCCACGCCGGAGACAACTGAGCAGAAATACCAGTACAAAGAAG AACAATGGAAGCCGATAAACCCAGAAGAGAAGAAGCAGTATGACAGGGATTTCCTCCTGGGATTCCAGTTCAGCAGCGCCAGTATGAACAAACCTGAGGGTCTGCCCACCATCAGTGATGTGGTCCTGGACAAG GTGAACAAGACTCCTCTGCGACCTGCTGACCCAGCTCGACTAATTAACGTTGGTCCTGATTTTACTCCCTCATATTTGGGGAATCTTGGGAGCAGATCAGTGGGAGGACCACGAGGCCCA CCTCCTGGGCCACGTCGCTCCCAGCAGGGTCAGCGTAAAGAACCTAGGAAAATCAACATCAGCAGCATGTCCTTCAATGATGACGTGCAACTCAACAAGGCTGAGAAGGCCTGGAAGCCATCAGTGAAGAAGTCCACTCGAAGCCGCTGTGCCGAGGAAACCGAAGAAGATGACACTGAACAGGGCAAGACTCGGGAGCTGTTCAAGCGTCTGCGCAGTATCCTCAACAAGTTGACTCCTCAGAAGTTTCAGGAGCTGATGAAGCAGGTGACGGATCTGGCGATAGACACGGAGGAGAGGCTGAAGGGAGCCATTGACCTCATCTTTGAGAAGGCCATCTCAGAGCCCAACTTCTCTGTGGCCTACGCCAATATGTGCCGCTGCCTTATGGGA TTGAAAGTCCCCACTTCGGACAAGCCAGGAGTTTTTGCCAACTTCCGTAAACTGCTGCTTAACCGCTGTCAGAAAGAGTTTGAGAAGGAccaggatgatgatgagatctttgagaagaagcagaaagagtTGGAGGCTTCCAAAGAT GATGAAGAGCGTGAGCGCTTGAGAGTGGCGCTGAATGATGCCAGAGACCAGGCCCGCCGGCGCTCACTGGGAAACATTAAGTTCATAGGCGAGCTCTTCAAGCTGAAGATGCTGACTGAGGCCATCATGCATGACTGTGTAGTGAAACTACTAAAGAATCACGACCAAGAGTCTCTGGAGTGTCTCTGCAGGCTGTTCTCCACTATTGGAAAAGATCTGGACTTTGAAAAGGCCAAG CCTCGTATGGATCAGTATTTTACCCAGATGGACAAGATcatcaaagagaaaaagacttCATCCAGAATCCGCTTCATGCTGCAAGACGTCGTGGACCTCAGAAAG TGCAACTGGGTGCCTCGCAGAGGAGAACAGGGTCCTAAAACAATTGACCAAATTCACAaggaggcagagatggaggagcacAGGGAGCACATCAAAGTGCAGCAGCTCATATCCAAGGGAGGTggcggtggaggtggaggaggtggaggtggtggaggtggtggaggcagGATGGGAGGGGGCATGGGGGGCCGAGGGTCTCACACACCAGGAGGTGGCCGGAATAACCAGCCTCAGGATGAGGGATGGAACACGGTGCCCATCTCCAAGAACAGACCTATCGACACCACCCGCCTTAGCAAGATCACCAAG CCCGGTTCTCTGGACTTCAACAATCAACTGTTGGCTCCAGGAGGCAAAAGCATTGCAGGCAGCTGGGGCAAAGGCAGCAGTGGAGGAACTGGAGCTAAACCAGCCAGTGGAGAGCAAG AGTCTGGTCGTCCAGCTACCAGCACCAACCGATTTTCTGCCCTGCAGTCTGGTTCTTCGTTGTCTACATCCGACTCCGATCGCAGAGTTCCTCAGAG GTCAAGCTCCAGTCGTGAGCGCGGTGGAGACAGGGGCGACCAGAAGGATCGCTTTGACCGATTTGATCGCAATGAGGGACGGGAAGGTCGTGACGACAGGAGCAGCAGTAACCAAATCACAAAGAGAAGCTTCAGCAGAGAGTCGCAGGACCGCGGAGGGAGGGCTGGAGACAGCCGGACCCCGACTGATCCCGTGCGTCGCGTCGCCAGCATGACTGATGACAGGGACAGAGGAAGTCGGGACAGGGGAAGCAGAGACCAAGGAAGCAGAGACCGAGGAAGTGGGGACAGGGGAAGCAGAGACCAAGGAAGCAGAGACCGAGGAAGTCGGGACAGGGGAAGCAGAGACCAAGGAAGCAGAGACCGAGGAAGTCGGGACAGGGTTCCAAGCAAAGATCTCACAG CTAAGCGTGAGAGCgcccccactcctcctccttctctccctaAACCTACTTTGactgaggaggagctggagaagaaggCCAATGCCATCGTTGAAGAATACCTCCACATTAATGACTTGAAG GAGGCGCTGCAGTGTGTGGCAGAGCTCAACAGTGCCTCGCTGCTGTACGTGTTTGTGCGGAACGGCGTGGAGTCAACGCTGGAGCGCAGCACAATCGCTAGAGAGCGCATGGGCCACTTGCTGCACCAACTTATAAAGGCAGGGACATTGCCCACACCGCAGTGCTACAAAGG GCTAGAAGAGATCCTGGAGGCAGCCGAAGACATGGCCATAGATATACCTCACATATGGCTCTACCTGGCTGAACTCATTACCCCCCTGCTCCATGAGGGAGGCATCCCTATGGGACAGCTCTTCAG GGAGATCTCAaagcctctcctccctctgggGAAGGCCGCTGTGCTGCTGGTTCAGATCCTTAAGCTGCTCTGCGACGGAATG ACCCCTAAGAAGGTCGGGGCCATGTGGACAGAGGACGGGCTGAGCTGGAGTGACTTCTTGCCCAAGGACGAGGACGTCAACAAGTTTGTCACTGAACAG AAGGTGGATTTCACCACAGGAGAAATGACGGAGTCAGTGgaagaggatgaaaagaaaaccctgAGTGGAGAAGAGCTCAGTAAACAGCTGGACAGACTCCTCGAGGAAAAGGCTGACGACCAGCGCGTCGGAGACTGGGTAGAG gCCAACTTGGACGAGGCGCAGGCGACTTCTAACCAGTTCGTACGAGCATTGATGACCGCAGTGTGCCAGTCCGCCATCATAT GTGACAACCCGTACAGGGTGGATCCAAGTCAGATCAAGCTGAGAGCCAGTCTTCTGCAGAAATACCTGTGTGACGAGCAGAAAGAGCTGCAGGCCCTTTGCGCCCTCCAGGCTCTGATGGTGCACATGGAGCAGCCTGCGA
- the eif4g1a gene encoding eukaryotic translation initiation factor 4 gamma 1a isoform X14 gives MNKPPQPITGPTSVPNPSPSPGLTQAAYGPGQPPSLVFATPPPPQMNSAPQTRQTYYPNRPAMATSAPRVQTSSGPRPVGPTHVYPPSSQMMMISQQQLSFAGSPQGYFIPPPGQYRAPYMPPTQQYPVTSGTAGFYPGTSPAEYTTYAGAYYPAQPQYSPSVQPTPVMINPTQQQQQAPPPQQPPAQAQGPLKRERKPVIRIRDPNQGGRDITEEIMSGGRSTTTPTPPQASIADLSPPQTNGEVVQPVTTVTRQDDNMEPAVSAETPPPPATADTEPVLEAKQEMDSQMSVCAEPDAQSVAPTAATEDPSPLIKDEQSPSSLPPVVASTTTTTPAEAVNKDVTKVSDTVDAPVSPSASIAAQEAPVKLEEPQATPAPPEKAPEKEEKITEEVKKVEKEEQVASSKLEPVVEDAAIVTPVKVAKEEAVTKASTEMSQPPPSVQEHAAPQTQSAALISAPESEPKPEPKPEPKPEPETTPAETAEPLLSNGLPQNVEELSEDVALSDTTSLDKPDASQSQESTPVAKMAAPTQEEEEEEKKVEEEEKVEEEEKVEEEKEKIEDVPPAPISCPTEESTMQAATSLPKKRRNMKELNKKPMGDLLDAFTDEQEPKPVSEPLPTPADPVPVAPAEPPAEPPAEVVDETWEEKEDKQNAVPDRPKATPETTEQKYQYKEEQWKPINPEEKKQYDRDFLLGFQFSSASMNKPEGLPTISDVVLDKVNKTPLRPADPARLINVGPDFTPSYLGNLGSRSVGGPRGPPPGPRRSQQGQRKEPRKINISSMSFNDDVQLNKAEKAWKPSVKKSTRSRCAEETEEDDTEQGKTRELFKRLRSILNKLTPQKFQELMKQVTDLAIDTEERLKGAIDLIFEKAISEPNFSVAYANMCRCLMGLKVPTSDKPGVFANFRKLLLNRCQKEFEKDQDDDEIFEKKQKELEASKDDEERERLRVALNDARDQARRRSLGNIKFIGELFKLKMLTEAIMHDCVVKLLKNHDQESLECLCRLFSTIGKDLDFEKAKPRMDQYFTQMDKIIKEKKTSSRIRFMLQDVVDLRKCNWVPRRGEQGPKTIDQIHKEAEMEEHREHIKVQQLISKGGGGGGGGGGGGGGGGGRMGGGMGGRGSHTPGGGRNNQPQDEGWNTVPISKNRPIDTTRLSKITKPGSLDFNNQLLAPGGKSIAGSWGKGSSGGTGAKPASGEQESGRPATSTNRFSALQSGSSLSTSDSDRRVPQRSSSSRERGGDRGDQKDRFDRFDRNEGREGRDDRSSSNQITKRSFSRESQDRGGRAGDSRTPTDPVRRVASMTDDRDRGSRDRGSRDQGSRDRGSGDRGSRDQGSRDRGSRDRGSRDQGSRDRGSRDRVPSKDLTAKRESAPTPPPSLPKPTLTEEELEKKANAIVEEYLHINDLKEALQCVAELNSASLLYVFVRNGVESTLERSTIARERMGHLLHQLIKAGTLPTPQCYKGLEEILEAAEDMAIDIPHIWLYLAELITPLLHEGGIPMGQLFREISKPLLPLGKAAVLLVQILKLLCDGMTPKKVGAMWTEDGLSWSDFLPKDEDVNKFVTEQKVDFTTGEMTESVEEDEKKTLSGEELSKQLDRLLEEKADDQRVGDWVEANLDEAQATSNQFVRALMTAVCQSAIICDNPYRVDPSQIKLRASLLQKYLCDEQKELQALCALQALMVHMEQPANLLRMFFDALYDEDVIKEEAFYKWESSKDPAEQTGKGVALKSVTAFFTWLREAEEEESDKE, from the exons ACATACTATCCAAACCGGCCAGCCATGGCCACCAGTGCTCCAAGAGTACAGACAAGTAGTGGCCCCAGACCTGTTGGACCTACCCATGTCTACCCGCCCAGCTcccagatgatgatgatttccCAGCAGCAGCTGTCTTTCGCTGGATCCCCTCAGGGCTACTTCATCCCCCCTCCTGGACAG TACCGGGCCCCATACATGCCTCCAACTCAGCAGTATCCTGTGACCAGCGGTACAGCTGGCTTCTATCCGGGAACCAGCCCGGCTGAATACACCACTTATG CAGGAGCATATTATCCGGCTCAGCCACAGTACTCTCCATCTGTCCAGCCCACACCGGTCATGATCAACCCCACCCAGCAACAGCAACAAGCCCCGCCTCCTCAGCAACCACCGGCACAGGCACAAGGCCCACTAAAGAGGGAACGCAAACCGGTA ATAAGAATACGAGACCCCAACCAGGGCGGGCGTGATATCACAGAGGAGATAATGTCAGGTGGAAGGTCCACCACCACACCGACTCCCCCACAG GCCTCCATAGCAGATTTAAGTCCTCCACAGACCAATGGTGAAGTTGTACAGCCTGTCACTACAGTGACGAGACAAG ATGATAACATGGAGCCTGCTGTTAGCGCTGAaacccctccacctcctgccaCAGCAGATACAGAGCCTGTGCTGGAGGCCAAACAGGAAATGGACAGCCAGATGTCGGTGTGTGCTGAACCAGATGCACAATCTGTAGCCCCCACAGCTGCTACTGAGGATCCATCCCCATTGATAAAGGACGAGCagtctccctcttccctccctcctgtaGTAGCatctactacaactactactcCTGCTGAGGCAGTAAATAAAGACGTTACTAAAGTCAGTGACACAGTAGATGCTCCTGTCAGCCCTTCGGCATCAATAGCAGCACAAGAGGCACCTGTCAAACTAGAGGAACCACAGGCTACCCCAGCTCCACCTGAGAAGGCAccagaaaaggaagaaaagataacagaggaagtgaagaaagttgaaaaagaggagcaggTGGCTAGTTCCAAGTTGGAGCCTGTAGTTGAAGATGCAGCGATAGTTACCCCTGTTAAAGTGGCAAAAGAAGAAGCCGTGACAAAAGCGTCAACTGAAATGTCTCAGCCTCCACCCTCTGTACAGGAACATGCTGCTCCACAGACCCAGAGCGCTGCCCTCATCTCTGCACCTGAATCTGAACCCAAACCTGAACCCAAACCTGAACCCAAACCTGAACCTGAAACTACTCCGGCTGAAACAGCAGAGCCTCTCCTCTCCAACGGTCTTCCTCAGAACGTTGAGGAACTGTCTGAGGATGTTGCGCTTTCAGACACTACATCCCTTGACAAGCCCGATGCCTCTCAATCTCAGGAATCCACACCTGTAGCTAAAATGGCAGCACCaacccaggaggaggaggaggaggagaagaaggtggaagaggaggagaaggtggaagaggaggagaaggtggaagaggagaaggagaaaattGAGGATGTCCCTCCTGCCCCTATCAGCTGCCCTACAGAGGAATCTACTATGCAAG CTGCTACGTCTCTGccaaagaagaggaggaacatgaAGGAGCTCAACAAAAAGCCCATGGGAGACCTCCTGGATGCATTCACAGAT gagcaggagcccAAGCCTGTTTCTGAACCTTTGCCCACTCCGGCCGACCCTGTCCCTGTTGCTCCAGCTGAACCTCCTGCTGAACCTCCTGCTGAGGTCGTAGATGAGACttgggaagagaaagaggacaaacagAATGCAGTACCTGACAGGCCCAAAGCCACGCCGGAGACAACTGAGCAGAAATACCAGTACAAAGAAG AACAATGGAAGCCGATAAACCCAGAAGAGAAGAAGCAGTATGACAGGGATTTCCTCCTGGGATTCCAGTTCAGCAGCGCCAGTATGAACAAACCTGAGGGTCTGCCCACCATCAGTGATGTGGTCCTGGACAAG GTGAACAAGACTCCTCTGCGACCTGCTGACCCAGCTCGACTAATTAACGTTGGTCCTGATTTTACTCCCTCATATTTGGGGAATCTTGGGAGCAGATCAGTGGGAGGACCACGAGGCCCA CCTCCTGGGCCACGTCGCTCCCAGCAGGGTCAGCGTAAAGAACCTAGGAAAATCAACATCAGCAGCATGTCCTTCAATGATGACGTGCAACTCAACAAGGCTGAGAAGGCCTGGAAGCCATCAGTGAAGAAGTCCACTCGAAGCCGCTGTGCCGAGGAAACCGAAGAAGATGACACTGAACAGGGCAAGACTCGGGAGCTGTTCAAGCGTCTGCGCAGTATCCTCAACAAGTTGACTCCTCAGAAGTTTCAGGAGCTGATGAAGCAGGTGACGGATCTGGCGATAGACACGGAGGAGAGGCTGAAGGGAGCCATTGACCTCATCTTTGAGAAGGCCATCTCAGAGCCCAACTTCTCTGTGGCCTACGCCAATATGTGCCGCTGCCTTATGGGA TTGAAAGTCCCCACTTCGGACAAGCCAGGAGTTTTTGCCAACTTCCGTAAACTGCTGCTTAACCGCTGTCAGAAAGAGTTTGAGAAGGAccaggatgatgatgagatctttgagaagaagcagaaagagtTGGAGGCTTCCAAAGAT GATGAAGAGCGTGAGCGCTTGAGAGTGGCGCTGAATGATGCCAGAGACCAGGCCCGCCGGCGCTCACTGGGAAACATTAAGTTCATAGGCGAGCTCTTCAAGCTGAAGATGCTGACTGAGGCCATCATGCATGACTGTGTAGTGAAACTACTAAAGAATCACGACCAAGAGTCTCTGGAGTGTCTCTGCAGGCTGTTCTCCACTATTGGAAAAGATCTGGACTTTGAAAAGGCCAAG CCTCGTATGGATCAGTATTTTACCCAGATGGACAAGATcatcaaagagaaaaagacttCATCCAGAATCCGCTTCATGCTGCAAGACGTCGTGGACCTCAGAAAG TGCAACTGGGTGCCTCGCAGAGGAGAACAGGGTCCTAAAACAATTGACCAAATTCACAaggaggcagagatggaggagcacAGGGAGCACATCAAAGTGCAGCAGCTCATATCCAAGGGAGGTggcggtggaggtggaggaggtggaggtggtggaggtggtggaggcagGATGGGAGGGGGCATGGGGGGCCGAGGGTCTCACACACCAGGAGGTGGCCGGAATAACCAGCCTCAGGATGAGGGATGGAACACGGTGCCCATCTCCAAGAACAGACCTATCGACACCACCCGCCTTAGCAAGATCACCAAG CCCGGTTCTCTGGACTTCAACAATCAACTGTTGGCTCCAGGAGGCAAAAGCATTGCAGGCAGCTGGGGCAAAGGCAGCAGTGGAGGAACTGGAGCTAAACCAGCCAGTGGAGAGCAAG AGTCTGGTCGTCCAGCTACCAGCACCAACCGATTTTCTGCCCTGCAGTCTGGTTCTTCGTTGTCTACATCCGACTCCGATCGCAGAGTTCCTCAGAG GTCAAGCTCCAGTCGTGAGCGCGGTGGAGACAGGGGCGACCAGAAGGATCGCTTTGACCGATTTGATCGCAATGAGGGACGGGAAGGTCGTGACGACAGGAGCAGCAGTAACCAAATCACAAAGAGAAGCTTCAGCAGAGAGTCGCAGGACCGCGGAGGGAGGGCTGGAGACAGCCGGACCCCGACTGATCCCGTGCGTCGCGTCGCCAGCATGACTGATGACAGGGACAGAGGAAGTCGGGACAGGGGAAGCAGAGACCAAGGAAGCAGAGACCGAGGAAGTGGGGACAGGGGAAGCAGAGACCAAGGAAGCAGAGACCGAGGAAGTCGGGACAGGGGAAGCAGAGACCAAGGAAGCAGAGACCGAGGAAGTCGGGACAGGGTTCCAAGCAAAGATCTCACAG CTAAGCGTGAGAGCgcccccactcctcctccttctctccctaAACCTACTTTGactgaggaggagctggagaagaaggCCAATGCCATCGTTGAAGAATACCTCCACATTAATGACTTGAAG GAGGCGCTGCAGTGTGTGGCAGAGCTCAACAGTGCCTCGCTGCTGTACGTGTTTGTGCGGAACGGCGTGGAGTCAACGCTGGAGCGCAGCACAATCGCTAGAGAGCGCATGGGCCACTTGCTGCACCAACTTATAAAGGCAGGGACATTGCCCACACCGCAGTGCTACAAAGG GCTAGAAGAGATCCTGGAGGCAGCCGAAGACATGGCCATAGATATACCTCACATATGGCTCTACCTGGCTGAACTCATTACCCCCCTGCTCCATGAGGGAGGCATCCCTATGGGACAGCTCTTCAG GGAGATCTCAaagcctctcctccctctgggGAAGGCCGCTGTGCTGCTGGTTCAGATCCTTAAGCTGCTCTGCGACGGAATG ACCCCTAAGAAGGTCGGGGCCATGTGGACAGAGGACGGGCTGAGCTGGAGTGACTTCTTGCCCAAGGACGAGGACGTCAACAAGTTTGTCACTGAACAG AAGGTGGATTTCACCACAGGAGAAATGACGGAGTCAGTGgaagaggatgaaaagaaaaccctgAGTGGAGAAGAGCTCAGTAAACAGCTGGACAGACTCCTCGAGGAAAAGGCTGACGACCAGCGCGTCGGAGACTGGGTAGAG gCCAACTTGGACGAGGCGCAGGCGACTTCTAACCAGTTCGTACGAGCATTGATGACCGCAGTGTGCCAGTCCGCCATCATAT GTGACAACCCGTACAGGGTGGATCCAAGTCAGATCAAGCTGAGAGCCAGTCTTCTGCAGAAATACCTGTGTGACGAGCAGAAAGAGCTGCAGGCCCTTTGCGCCCTCCAGGCTCTGATGGTGCACATGGAGCAGCCTGCGA